The Desmonostoc muscorum LEGE 12446 genome includes a region encoding these proteins:
- a CDS encoding M4 family metallopeptidase, with the protein MARNKKKLAGFKHEHPLYSRCPICCIVPPHMLENVVVNGNPQQRSWAFRTLNLSAQLRGRREIIGSISFAPSPGEKRRTIYDAKGGQQLPGTLVRGEGDPPSSDAAVNEAYDAAGATYDLFYEIFDRNSIDDKGLRLDSTVHYGVNYDNAFWNGDQMVYGDGDGELFQRFTKSIDVIGHELAHGVTQYEAGLQYYGEPGALNESFSDVFGSLVKQKTKNQTAQEADWIIGEGLLAPAVKGVGIRSMKAPGTAYDDSVLGKDPQPGHMKDKYTGGDDNGGVHINSGIPNHAFYLAAVEIDGYAWETVGKIWYIALRDRLRAKADFKKAANVTIQIAGELYGNDSNEQKVVQNAWQKVGVI; encoded by the coding sequence ATGGCTCGAAATAAAAAGAAATTAGCCGGTTTTAAGCATGAGCATCCACTTTACTCTAGATGCCCAATTTGTTGTATTGTCCCGCCTCACATGCTGGAAAATGTTGTAGTGAATGGGAATCCCCAGCAGCGGAGTTGGGCTTTTCGTACATTAAATCTTTCGGCACAGCTTCGCGGACGGAGAGAGATCATAGGTAGTATCTCATTTGCGCCTTCTCCCGGTGAGAAGCGCCGTACTATCTACGATGCCAAAGGTGGGCAGCAACTTCCTGGTACACTGGTGCGTGGTGAAGGCGATCCTCCCAGCAGTGATGCAGCAGTGAATGAAGCCTACGATGCTGCCGGTGCTACTTATGACTTGTTTTATGAGATATTCGATCGCAATTCCATTGATGACAAGGGTCTGCGTTTAGACTCCACCGTGCATTATGGCGTCAACTACGATAACGCCTTTTGGAACGGCGACCAAATGGTTTATGGTGATGGTGACGGAGAACTGTTTCAACGCTTCACTAAGTCAATTGATGTGATTGGACATGAGTTAGCTCATGGTGTAACTCAGTACGAAGCAGGTTTACAGTATTATGGCGAACCAGGGGCATTGAATGAATCGTTTTCTGATGTCTTCGGTTCCCTAGTGAAACAAAAGACCAAAAATCAAACTGCACAAGAAGCAGATTGGATTATTGGTGAAGGTCTTTTGGCACCTGCTGTCAAAGGTGTCGGTATCCGTTCCATGAAAGCACCAGGAACAGCATATGATGACTCAGTACTGGGTAAAGATCCCCAACCAGGGCATATGAAAGATAAATATACTGGCGGTGATGATAACGGTGGGGTGCATATCAACTCAGGAATTCCTAACCATGCCTTTTATCTGGCGGCTGTTGAGATTGATGGCTATGCCTGGGAAACAGTTGGTAAAATCTGGTACATAGCTTTACGCGATCGCCTGCGTGCCAAAGCAGATTTTAAAAAAGCTGCCAACGTCACCATTCAAATTGCTGGCGAACTCTACGGTAATGACAGTAATGAGCAGAAAGTCGTGCAGAATGCTTGGCAAAAGGTAGGGGTTATCTAG
- a CDS encoding HD domain-containing protein, with amino-acid sequence MQQNWSQETYIKALNKAAHAHQGQKMPGSEKPYIIHLSCVCMEVIAALNVEKKRDENLAIQCAILHDIIEDTVTTFEEIKTEFGEAIANGVLALTKDNSLDKNLQMTDSLRRIKKQPPEIWMVKLADRITNLQAPPHYWNQDKIIRYREEGIQIYEALKDASPFLASRLASKIEDYKAFIK; translated from the coding sequence ATGCAACAAAACTGGTCACAAGAAACTTATATCAAAGCCTTAAATAAAGCAGCACACGCACATCAAGGTCAGAAAATGCCAGGTTCAGAAAAACCTTACATTATTCATTTGAGTTGTGTCTGCATGGAAGTAATTGCTGCCTTAAATGTCGAAAAAAAACGTGACGAAAACCTAGCAATTCAATGTGCTATTTTGCATGACATAATTGAAGATACTGTGACAACCTTCGAGGAAATAAAAACTGAATTTGGTGAAGCGATCGCTAACGGTGTACTTGCATTGACTAAAGATAATTCTTTAGACAAAAATCTGCAAATGACAGATAGTTTACGAAGAATAAAAAAACAACCACCAGAAATATGGATGGTAAAGCTAGCCGATAGAATTACTAACCTCCAAGCACCACCACATTATTGGAATCAAGACAAAATTATTCGATATCGAGAAGAAGGTATTCAGATTTATGAAGCTTTGAAAGATGCAAGTCCGTTTCTCGCGTCACGCTTGGCTAGCAAAATAGAAGACTACAAAGCGTTTATTAAGTAG
- a CDS encoding type ISP restriction/modification enzyme, with protein sequence MSKLLVSQYHTEVERIIQYGGSRKETSIRVAFQNLVNEYCKPREFRLIPELDYKTPSGKLVYPDGTVKDALRLDWGYWESKDEYDNLDEEISKKLIKGYPDSNILFEDSQTAVLIQGGQETMRVPMKDADALDGIITYFINYVRPEVKDFREAIETFKEDLPTVLNALRDLIDSQIETNAAFQTARAKFWGICKESINPEVTLLDIREMMIQHILTEDIFISIFNESQFHRENNIARELKSIIDTFFTGSTKKNTLGTIERYYGVIRRTAANIYNHHEKQKFLKVLYENFYKAYNPKAADRLGIVYTPNEVVRFMIESVDYLVHKNFGKLLADKNIEILDPATGTATFITELIDYLPKDKLEYKYKHEILCNEVAILPYYIANLNIEYTYKQKMGVYEEFKNICFVDTLEHTSFEGKQMNLFAMSVENTERIKRQNETDISVIMGNPPYNAKQENFNDYNANLAYPEVDKRIKETYIKRGTAQNQIALYDMYVRFLRWASDRLSQNGIVALITNSSFIDSKTFDGFRKVVSDEFSEIYIIDLGGNIRTGDKSGSVFGVKVGTAISFMVKKQGKTKVPCLIFYTKVSEDSAEAKLNLLAKTPFDKVSFLHINPDDKSNWINLSDNDFDCLIPIISKNVKSGQGEQAIFKLFSRGIATQRDEWVYDFSKSELENRMKFFVDVYERKRRTSEELGFDIKWDRELNNYLKRGISKNFDKGLIVRSTYRPFIKKYLYFDKHFNGMTYQLPQIFPSSSIENKAIWIKSGIDAADFCIGIKYIPDVLTNGGSQCIPLYRYDKDGKGIDNITDWGLAQFQTHYNDSTITKLDIFYYTYSVLHNPAYRTKYELNLKREFPRIPFYDGFHKWVNWGKQLMDLHINYETVEPYPLKRIDLSLAKNRTPKAKLKADIANGTIILDDVTTLEGVPKIAWEYRLGNRCALEWILDQYKEKKPKDPTIAEKFNTYCFADYKEQVIDLLQRVCTVSVETMEIIQQIEL encoded by the coding sequence AATATTGCAAACCTAGAGAATTTAGACTTATTCCTGAACTAGATTATAAAACACCTAGCGGCAAACTTGTTTATCCAGATGGCACTGTTAAAGATGCTTTGCGTTTAGATTGGGGTTACTGGGAAAGCAAAGATGAATATGACAATCTCGACGAAGAAATTTCCAAAAAGCTCATAAAAGGCTACCCAGATAGTAACATTCTGTTTGAAGACTCGCAAACAGCGGTTTTAATTCAGGGTGGACAAGAAACCATGCGCGTCCCGATGAAAGATGCTGACGCGTTGGATGGAATAATTACATATTTTATTAACTATGTTCGCCCAGAAGTTAAAGATTTTCGTGAGGCAATTGAAACTTTTAAGGAAGATTTACCAACTGTTTTAAATGCTTTGCGTGACTTAATCGATAGTCAAATCGAAACAAACGCGGCTTTTCAAACAGCGAGGGCTAAATTTTGGGGTATCTGCAAAGAATCAATTAATCCTGAAGTTACTTTGCTGGATATTAGAGAAATGATGATTCAGCATATTTTAACTGAAGATATCTTTATTAGCATCTTCAATGAATCTCAGTTTCATCGAGAAAATAATATTGCTCGTGAATTAAAAAGTATAATCGATACTTTTTTTACAGGTAGCACTAAAAAAAATACTCTTGGTACTATTGAGCGTTACTATGGAGTCATTAGAAGAACTGCTGCGAATATTTACAATCATCATGAAAAGCAGAAGTTTTTAAAAGTCCTTTATGAGAATTTCTACAAAGCATATAATCCGAAAGCAGCTGATAGGTTAGGTATTGTTTACACGCCGAATGAAGTTGTGCGCTTCATGATTGAAAGTGTAGATTATTTAGTTCACAAAAATTTCGGTAAGCTGCTAGCTGATAAAAATATTGAAATTTTAGATCCAGCGACCGGCACAGCAACTTTTATCACCGAATTAATAGATTATTTACCCAAAGATAAACTCGAATACAAGTATAAGCATGAAATTCTCTGCAACGAAGTAGCAATATTACCTTATTATATTGCTAACTTGAATATTGAATACACCTATAAACAAAAAATGGGTGTATATGAAGAATTTAAAAATATATGTTTTGTTGATACACTTGAGCATACATCTTTTGAAGGTAAGCAAATGAATTTGTTTGCCATGAGTGTAGAAAATACAGAGAGAATTAAACGACAAAATGAAACTGATATTTCTGTAATTATGGGCAATCCCCCATATAATGCCAAACAAGAAAATTTTAACGACTATAACGCAAATCTTGCCTATCCCGAAGTAGATAAGCGTATTAAAGAAACATACATCAAGCGTGGTACAGCACAAAATCAAATTGCGCTTTACGATATGTATGTGCGATTTTTGCGCTGGGCATCAGACCGTCTGAGTCAAAATGGTATAGTGGCATTAATTACTAATTCTTCATTTATTGATAGTAAGACATTTGACGGATTTAGAAAAGTTGTTTCAGATGAATTTAGTGAAATTTATATTATCGATTTAGGTGGAAATATCCGCACAGGAGATAAATCTGGTAGTGTTTTTGGAGTAAAGGTTGGTACAGCTATCAGCTTTATGGTAAAGAAACAAGGGAAAACTAAAGTTCCTTGTCTAATTTTTTATACAAAAGTTTCAGAAGATTCAGCCGAAGCAAAGCTGAATTTATTAGCTAAAACACCATTTGATAAAGTTTCGTTTTTGCACATTAATCCAGATGATAAAAGTAACTGGATTAATTTATCAGATAATGACTTTGATTGCCTTATTCCTATTATCAGTAAAAATGTCAAATCTGGTCAAGGAGAGCAAGCAATATTTAAATTATTTTCTAGAGGAATTGCTACTCAACGTGATGAATGGGTGTATGATTTCTCAAAATCAGAATTAGAGAATCGGATGAAGTTCTTTGTAGATGTGTATGAACGCAAACGTAGAACATCTGAAGAATTGGGGTTTGACATTAAGTGGGATAGGGAGTTGAATAATTATCTCAAGCGGGGTATCAGCAAAAACTTTGATAAAGGATTAATAGTTAGAAGTACGTATAGACCATTTATTAAAAAGTATCTTTATTTTGATAAGCATTTTAATGGAATGACTTATCAACTACCTCAAATTTTTCCAAGTTCTAGTATTGAAAACAAAGCGATTTGGATAAAATCAGGCATTGATGCGGCTGATTTTTGTATTGGTATTAAATATATACCCGATGTCTTAACTAATGGTGGTTCTCAATGTATTCCTCTCTATCGCTACGACAAAGATGGGAAAGGCATCGACAACATCACCGACTGGGGATTAGCACAATTCCAAACACATTACAATGACTCCACAATTACCAAATTAGATATTTTTTACTACACCTACTCCGTTTTGCACAATCCCGCCTATCGGACTAAATACGAACTTAATTTGAAACGAGAATTTCCCCGTATACCCTTCTATGATGGCTTTCACAAATGGGTTAACTGGGGTAAACAGTTGATGGATTTGCACATCAATTATGAAACTGTCGAACCCTATCCTTTAAAACGAATTGATTTGTCTTTGGCTAAAAATAGGACACCAAAGGCAAAACTTAAAGCCGATATAGCCAATGGAACCATTATTTTAGATGATGTCACAACTTTAGAAGGTGTCCCAAAAATTGCTTGGGAATATCGCCTTGGCAACCGTTGTGCTTTAGAGTGGATATTAGATCAATACAAAGAAAAGAAACCTAAAGACCCGACAATTGCTGAAAAATTCAATACATATTGCTTTGCAGATTACAAAGAACAGGTAATAGATTTACTACAAAGAGTCTGCACCGTCAGTGTGGAAACAATGGAGATTATTCAACAGATTGAGCTGTAA
- a CDS encoding DUF4437 domain-containing protein, which yields MGEENINFNSAQENQIDDFLHVASVKEDWGGDGTGRMNLSGRRTAISPEYVPRKYQFFDTNAVPEKHDWRVSGMPDDVVFGSRRSLTWHDCGASTSKVVLPPHFEAPSGFFTADLEIFVLRGAIQLGEWQLNKHGYSFIPAGVKIGPWKVLGNEEVEILWMENGSVILEYKNALNNHPLARLRDFIPALDSKLLPWSKTDTVQFEVSKKKYLRKDSNGGGVWLLAILPHYDGRYPMIQSYNEEAYCLAGYCDIGDFRFVKDCFGYCPSFTTSPWHRTDDGCLFFIRVDRDLSKLGTVLSYPHQ from the coding sequence GTGGGCGAAGAGAATATAAATTTTAACTCCGCACAAGAAAACCAAATTGATGATTTTTTGCATGTAGCATCTGTAAAAGAAGATTGGGGCGGAGATGGAACAGGGCGGATGAATTTATCAGGAAGGCGTACAGCAATCTCCCCAGAGTATGTACCTCGCAAGTACCAATTTTTTGATACAAATGCCGTACCAGAAAAACACGATTGGCGAGTGAGTGGAATGCCAGATGATGTAGTATTTGGAAGTAGGCGATCGCTAACGTGGCATGACTGTGGTGCATCCACTTCAAAAGTAGTTTTACCACCTCACTTTGAGGCACCTTCTGGCTTCTTTACTGCTGATTTAGAAATTTTTGTATTGAGGGGTGCAATTCAATTAGGTGAGTGGCAATTAAACAAGCATGGCTACTCTTTTATTCCCGCAGGTGTGAAAATCGGCCCTTGGAAAGTGCTAGGCAATGAAGAAGTTGAAATTCTCTGGATGGAGAACGGCTCAGTTATATTAGAGTATAAAAATGCATTAAATAATCATCCCCTTGCTAGACTAAGGGATTTTATTCCGGCATTGGATAGCAAATTGCTACCGTGGAGTAAGACGGATACAGTTCAATTTGAGGTGTCTAAAAAAAAGTACCTCAGAAAAGATAGTAACGGCGGTGGAGTATGGTTGCTTGCTATCTTGCCACATTATGATGGCAGATATCCAATGATTCAATCTTATAATGAAGAAGCATATTGCTTGGCTGGATACTGCGACATTGGAGATTTTCGATTTGTAAAAGATTGCTTCGGCTATTGTCCTAGCTTTACAACTTCTCCTTGGCACAGAACAGATGACGGTTGCTTATTCTTTATCCGAGTTGACAGGGATTTGTCAAAGCTTGGAACAGTATTATCATATCCACACCAATAA
- a CDS encoding protealysin inhibitor emfourin yields MRISFERTGGFAGISKKTTVDTAELPANEANTLKRLVEAADLFRLPEQITSPNPQSDRFQYKLTVEDNGRQHTVTVSEAALPGTLRPLIEWLQNTPQKR; encoded by the coding sequence ATGCGGATATCGTTTGAACGCACGGGCGGCTTTGCTGGAATCAGTAAGAAAACAACCGTTGATACAGCCGAACTCCCAGCAAACGAAGCCAACACCCTTAAGAGACTAGTGGAAGCTGCTGATTTATTTAGGCTACCTGAACAAATTACCTCGCCTAATCCCCAGAGCGATCGCTTTCAATATAAATTAACAGTGGAAGATAACGGTAGGCAGCATACAGTGACTGTTAGCGAAGCAGCATTACCAGGGACTTTAAGACCCCTGATTGAATGGCTACAAAACACACCACAAAAAAGGTAA
- a CDS encoding aspartyl/asparaginyl beta-hydroxylase domain-containing protein, giving the protein MESFNEYHLDSEQFPFLKSFQDNWEVIRDEFTHFIKNASQEELTFTYDVLGPKNKTIKTKGNSKYSAFGILFQGLFIEKYIQVHQIQYPDFASDDASQKALALREKYFTNLAKVIEKVNFNHDEIIRNAYFGTFHPGLDIKLHVNYNPHMNRGYLGLIVPEGDVAMKICHEQLYWHEGEIMVLDHSYPHCPHNYTDYDRTVLVIDFFKPDRSREEVMQFEKEQVTQRMQDNPYSLGVFGKSDKAEIEDFIKYGLAHQLEWDKAL; this is encoded by the coding sequence ATGGAAAGTTTTAATGAATATCATCTAGACTCAGAGCAATTTCCTTTTCTCAAAAGTTTCCAAGATAACTGGGAAGTAATTAGAGATGAGTTTACACACTTTATTAAAAATGCATCTCAGGAAGAGTTAACATTTACTTACGATGTTCTCGGTCCTAAAAATAAAACAATTAAAACAAAGGGAAATTCCAAATACAGTGCTTTTGGAATTTTATTTCAAGGTCTTTTTATTGAAAAATATATCCAAGTGCATCAAATACAATATCCTGATTTTGCGTCAGATGATGCATCACAAAAAGCACTCGCATTAAGAGAAAAATATTTTACAAATTTAGCTAAAGTAATAGAAAAAGTCAACTTTAATCATGATGAAATCATCAGAAATGCGTATTTTGGTACATTTCATCCAGGCCTAGATATCAAGCTACATGTGAACTATAATCCTCACATGAATCGTGGCTATTTAGGATTAATTGTGCCAGAGGGGGATGTGGCTATGAAAATATGTCATGAACAGCTTTATTGGCATGAAGGAGAAATCATGGTTTTAGATCACAGCTATCCCCACTGTCCGCATAATTACACTGATTATGATAGAACCGTATTGGTTATAGACTTTTTTAAACCAGATCGGTCTAGAGAGGAGGTGATGCAATTTGAAAAAGAGCAAGTTACACAACGTATGCAAGACAATCCTTACAGCTTAGGTGTTTTTGGTAAAAGCGATAAAGCTGAAATAGAAGATTTTATTAAGTATGGTTTAGCTCATCAATTAGAGTGGGATAAAGCTCTATGA
- a CDS encoding amidohydrolase family protein, with protein sequence MSETPLLDRVIKNVRVVRPHDNVMSTTGYAYELLDLGIKDGKFAQIGSYISPDTAKEVFDGKNLLGFPGVVDAHMHIGIYQPLDKDAVTESKAAAMGGVTTSLNYIRTGQYYLNKGGSYQDFFPEVLALSAGNFFVDYSYHIAPIASQHIDEIPLLFEEHGVSSFKIFMFYGGYGLHGLSDQQNLFLMINKEERYDFAHFEFIMRGLTRLIEKHPQARDTISLSLHCEVAEILNAYTKIVENDFSLSGLHAYSAARPPHSEGLAICIASYLAHETNCVNINLLHLSSRKAMEAALTMQTAFPHINFRREVTVGHLLLDVDTPNTIWAKVNPPIRPRADVEYLWQAVLNNQVDWIVSDHACCSAEQKRSVKDPNNIWLAKSGFGGTEYLFSGVFSEGSKRGMSYNHMAKLLSWNPSRRFGLLEKGDIAIGYDADLVLIDPNESFVVHATESESQQGYTPFEGMELTGRVKSTFLRGNLIYNNGEVLGSPIGRYLKRYSSGSSR encoded by the coding sequence GTGTCTGAAACTCCCCTATTAGATCGAGTGATCAAAAATGTGCGGGTAGTTCGTCCCCATGATAATGTGATGTCTACGACGGGCTACGCCTACGAACTACTTGATTTAGGAATTAAGGATGGAAAATTTGCTCAGATTGGTTCTTATATTAGCCCAGACACAGCTAAAGAGGTATTTGATGGCAAAAACTTGCTGGGCTTTCCTGGGGTCGTGGATGCCCATATGCACATCGGTATTTATCAGCCCCTCGACAAAGATGCTGTAACTGAAAGCAAAGCAGCGGCAATGGGAGGCGTGACTACCAGCCTAAATTACATCCGTACAGGACAGTATTATCTCAATAAAGGCGGTTCTTATCAAGATTTTTTTCCAGAAGTGTTAGCGTTATCCGCAGGTAATTTTTTTGTCGATTACAGCTATCACATCGCACCAATAGCCAGCCAGCACATTGACGAAATACCTTTATTGTTTGAGGAACACGGTGTATCTTCGTTTAAAATTTTCATGTTTTATGGCGGCTATGGCTTGCATGGTTTGTCAGACCAGCAAAACCTTTTTTTGATGATTAATAAAGAGGAAAGGTACGATTTCGCCCATTTTGAATTTATTATGCGCGGTCTAACTCGCTTGATAGAAAAACATCCCCAAGCGCGAGATACTATCAGCTTAAGTTTACATTGCGAAGTTGCAGAAATTCTTAATGCCTATACCAAAATAGTTGAAAATGATTTTAGTCTTAGCGGACTCCACGCTTACAGTGCAGCGCGTCCACCTCATTCCGAAGGTTTAGCAATTTGCATTGCTTCTTATTTAGCACATGAAACAAACTGTGTAAATATTAATTTATTGCATTTGAGTTCGCGTAAGGCAATGGAAGCAGCTTTGACTATGCAAACTGCTTTTCCTCATATCAATTTTCGTCGAGAAGTTACTGTGGGACATTTGCTATTAGATGTCGATACTCCTAATACAATTTGGGCAAAAGTAAACCCCCCTATTCGTCCCCGTGCCGATGTGGAATATTTATGGCAAGCAGTTCTTAATAATCAAGTAGATTGGATAGTTAGCGACCATGCTTGTTGTTCTGCGGAACAAAAAAGAAGTGTTAAAGATCCTAATAATATTTGGTTAGCAAAATCTGGTTTTGGCGGTACAGAATATTTATTTTCTGGTGTATTTAGTGAAGGTAGTAAGCGAGGAATGTCTTACAACCACATGGCTAAATTACTATCTTGGAACCCATCGCGGCGTTTTGGTTTGTTGGAAAAAGGTGACATTGCTATTGGCTATGATGCTGATTTGGTGTTGATAGACCCGAATGAAAGTTTTGTGGTACATGCAACGGAGTCGGAATCACAACAAGGTTATACACCTTTTGAAGGGATGGAGTTAACTGGAAGGGTAAAAAGTACCTTTTTGCGGGGAAATTTGATTTACAACAATGGAGAGGTTCTAGGTTCACCCATTGGACGGTATTTAAAAAGATATTCTAGTGGTTCATCGCGTTAA
- a CDS encoding BrnT family toxin, with protein sequence MELRFEWHEEKAKENLKKHGISFDEAKTIFNDPFSITITDLEHSLAEERYIDIGLSSRGQLLVVVYTERQSKIRIISCRQATKAEQKVYEQS encoded by the coding sequence GTGGAATTGAGGTTTGAATGGCATGAAGAAAAAGCCAAAGAAAACCTCAAGAAGCATGGAATTAGCTTTGACGAGGCGAAAACTATATTCAATGACCCCTTTTCCATTACTATCACTGATCTTGAACACTCACTTGCCGAAGAACGATACATTGATATTGGTCTTTCTTCGCGAGGACAGTTACTCGTTGTAGTTTATACAGAACGTCAATCCAAGATTCGCATTATCAGTTGCCGCCAAGCCACAAAAGCAGAACAGAAGGTTTATGAACAAAGCTAA
- a CDS encoding class I SAM-dependent methyltransferase, whose amino-acid sequence MQNVFPGEVFANTAHFDTGIRQLLPRYDEMLEVITRCIPSTSRRILELGCGTGELSLKILNRCPDTEVIALDYSSRMLQFAEDKIAAAGYQQRWTGIEADFGEWANNPEKFDVGSEFDACVSSLAIHHLQDEMKLKLFGQIAASLIQNGCFWNADPLLPESPILLDVYKTAREEWTVQEEINLTEIRAKRGTSSTQGYSSQDQLATLDAHLQMLTTAGFKTVAVPWKYYGLTVFGGWLQKF is encoded by the coding sequence ATGCAAAATGTATTTCCTGGAGAAGTATTCGCTAACACTGCTCACTTCGACACTGGTATTCGCCAACTGTTACCGCGATACGATGAGATGTTGGAGGTAATTACCCGTTGTATACCTTCCACAAGTCGGCGTATTTTAGAATTAGGCTGTGGTACAGGTGAACTGAGTCTCAAAATACTCAATCGCTGTCCAGATACTGAAGTAATTGCCTTAGATTACTCATCTCGAATGCTACAATTTGCCGAAGATAAAATTGCAGCAGCAGGATATCAACAACGGTGGACTGGTATAGAAGCTGACTTCGGCGAGTGGGCAAATAATCCAGAAAAGTTTGATGTTGGTAGCGAATTTGATGCTTGTGTTTCATCCTTAGCAATTCACCATCTTCAGGATGAGATGAAGTTGAAGTTATTTGGGCAAATTGCTGCTAGTCTCATTCAAAACGGTTGTTTTTGGAATGCAGACCCCCTTCTACCAGAATCACCAATCTTATTAGATGTTTACAAAACGGCGCGAGAAGAATGGACAGTTCAAGAGGAAATTAATTTGACAGAGATTCGCGCCAAACGTGGCACCAGCAGCACCCAAGGTTACTCTAGTCAAGACCAGCTAGCTACTTTAGATGCCCATTTACAGATGTTAACCACAGCTGGGTTTAAGACAGTGGCAGTACCTTGGAAATATTACGGTTTGACCGTATTTGGTGGCTGGCTGCAAAAATTTTAG